The genomic interval GCAACTGGTCCAGGACGCCAGCCACGAACTGCGCACCCCGCTCACCTCGGTGCGCGGGAGCGCCGAGCTGCTCCAGCGGGCGCGCGGCAGGCTCGCCCCCGAGGACGAGGAGCAGATCCTCACCACCCTGGTCACCGAGACCGCCGCCCTCGACGACCTGGTCCGCGAGCTCGTCGAGCTGGCCACCGACCGCTGCACGGAGGAGGAGCCCGAGGCCGTCGACCTGGCCGCCGCCGCGGAGGACAGCGCGCAGCGCTTCCGCCTGCGGACCGGGCGCGCCGTCCTTGTCATCGAGGACGACGCGCACCCGCCGGTGCCGGTGCGCGCCCGGCCGCGCGCGCTCCAGCGGTGCATCGACAACCTGCTGGGCAACGCCGTGAAGTTCAGCCCCGAGGGCACCCCGGTCGCCGTGCACATCGCCGGGGGAAGGCTGGCCGTACGGGACCGGGGCCCGGGCATCGCGCCCGGCGAGCGGCACGCCGTCTTCGACCGCTTCTACCGCGGCCCCCGGGCCCGGGCGGTGCCCGGCTCCGGTCTCGGTCTGGCCATCGTGCACGACATCATCGCGGCCGACGCCGGAACCGTCTTCGCCACCACGGCGGACGGCGGTGGCGCGGAGGTCGGCTTCGACCTCCCGCCCCACGCGCCGGACGGTTCGCCCGCGCGGAGGCGTTACCGGAGGGCACCGTGAGCCGCCGGGGCGGGACGCGGCCGGGCGCGCCGGCCCGCCAGGGAAGCCTCAACGGCCGCCGAGGTCGGGCAGCGGGTCGGGGGTGCGCATGTGCGGGACGGTCCACCCCTCGGTGTCGTAGTCGGACATGCACTTGTCGACGAAGTCGCACAGTTCGTCGCGGAGCCCCGTGCGGGCCGCGAACTGGTAGGTCTCGAAGCGGGTGACCTCGGGGTTGGCGGCGTGCAGGTTCTCGTAGAGCTCGTGACGGCTCGCGAATTCGCTGCCGACGCTGTCCCACACCAGCTTCATCAGTTTGACGCGCTCCTCGGACCCGATCCCGTTGGCGCCGCGCATATAGGTGTCCAGGTAGGGGCGCAGCTCGGGGGAGCGGAAGTCGTCTGCGTGCGAGGCGAGGCTGATGAGGGGGCTGGCGACGAGGCGGTTGATGAGTTCCTTGACGGTCCGGTAGGCGGTCGGGGCCAGCACGCGGTAGGCGAAGCAGGGGTGCAGATGGGGGTGGACGTACTTCTCCGCCCAGGGTTCCGTCTGTTCGGTCATGGCGGTGACCAGGGCGTGCACGGTGTGCCGCCAGGCCAGTGCCTCGCCGACGCCGGACTGCACGCCGAGGTGGACGTCGCTGCCGTTGCTGTGGACGGCCTTCAGGAGCAGGCCGCACAGGAAGTCGAGCTTGACCGACATGCGGACGGCGCTGTGGAAGAGGAACCGGGGCAGGAACCCGCTCCGGTGGGCGAATCCGCCGGCCCGGTCGAGATCGCGGTGGATCAGTACGTGCGACCAGGGGATGAGCGCGCGGTCGAAGACGAGGAGCGCGTCGTTCTCGTCGAACCGGCTGGACAGCGGATAGTCGAAGGGGCTGCCCGCCCGGTGGGCCTGGTTCTCGTAGCTGGGACGGCAGATGATCTTGATGCCGGGGGTGTTCATCGGGGCGATGAAGGAGACGGCCTGTGCCGGGTCCTCCGGGGCCGGGCCGGTGTGGCCGACGAACGCGTACTGCGTGAGCGCCGCCCCGGTGGCCACCCCCTTCGCCCCGCTGACGACGATTCCGGCGTCCGTCTCGTCCACGGCGCGGACACAGATGCCGGTGCCCTGCCCGGGGGACGCGTGGCGGCTCACCGGAGGGTTGACCAGGGCGTGGCTCAGGAAGAGGACCTTGTTCTGGGCGCGCTCGTACCAGTCGCGGGCGTTCGCCGCGAAGGGGTCGTAGTAGTCCGGGTCGGCCCCCAGCGTGGCGAGGAAGGATGCCTTGTAGTCCGGGGTCCGGCCCATCCAGCCGTAGGTCATCCGCTGCCAGGCCGCGATGGCGTCGCGCGCGGCCCGCAGGTCCGCCGAATCGCGCGGGGCACGGAAGAACGGGTGGGTGAAGGCGCCGCCCGAGTCGGTGTCCGAGGTGAGCACGCCCTGGGAGGAGGGGTCGTGCAGGGCGTCGTAGAGCCAGGCGAGGGACCGGCAGCTGTTGCGGAACGCCGGGTGCGCGGTGACGTCGTCGACGCGCTCGCCGTAGATCCACACCTCGCGGCCGTCGCGCAGGCTCTCCAGGTACTCCTCGCCGGTCATCGGCCGGTCGGGGGTGCGACGGCCGGTGTCCGGCCTCGGGGCTGTCGCACTGCTGACGTGCTGATCGGGCATGACGCTCCTCTTGCCGGTCGTTCCGTTCCCGCGGGTTCCGCGGCTGCCGCGTGCTCGGGGCCCGGGTGCGTCCGCACCGCGGGCCCCCGGCCTCAGCCCGCCATGGCGCTGATGCCGCCGTCGATGACGAAGTCGGCGCCGTTGATGTAGGCCGCGTCGTCGGAGGCGAGGAACGCCGCGAGTCTGGCCACCTCTTCGGGCTCGCCCACCCGCCCGGCCGGGATCTTCTTCAGCAGGGCGGGTACGCCGCTGCCCGGGTCGTCGATGTGGGGTGCCGTGGCGCGGGTGCGGATCAGCCCGGGGCTGATGGAGTTGACGCGGATGCCGTGCGCGGCCCCGGCGCCGCACAGGTGGCGGGTCAGCGCGAGGACACCGCCCTTCGCCGCGCCGTGCGCGGCCTGTTGCACGAACAGCGCGCCGCGGGAGCCGGAGATGGACGCGACGTTGAGGACGACGCCACCGCCCTGGCCGACCAGGTGCGGCCAGGCGAGCTGGGTGCACAGGTACACCAGGTCGAGTTCGTTGCGGATGGTGTGGTGCCAGTCCTCCGGCCCCAGCCGGTCGAACGGGGCGTTGCGCAGCGACGAGGCGTTGTTGCACAGGACGTCGAAGCGGCCGTACTCGGCCAGCGCGAAGTCGATCCAGGCCCGGGCCCCGTCCCTGGCCGACAGGTCGACCGGGGACAGCGAGACCATGTCGCCGCCCGCCTCCTTGACCAGACGGACGGTCTCGTCGGCGGTTTCGGGGTTGCGCCCGCAGCCGACGACCCGGGCCCCCTCCCTGGCGAACTCCAGTGCCGCCGCCCTGCCGATCCCGGTGCTGGATCCGCTGATCAGGACGGTCTTGCGGTCAAGTCGGCCCACTGTGGTGTCCTTGAGGTGCCGGCCTCCGCGGAGGCGGAGGAGGGGATGGAGGCGGAGCCGCCCGGCGGCGTGGAACGCACCTCGGCGAGGAAGGCGGCCGTCCGCTCGGGCGCGGCGATGCTGTGCCACATGGCCGGCGGGTCGTCGAAGTTGGTGGCGAAGGCCGCGGCCACCGCGGGATCGGCGTCCGCCGCCCGGAAGAGCTCCAGGAGCTGGGGGTGGGCGGGCGCAGGAAGGCGGCCGTCCACTCCACGACGCTCTCCGCGAAGGGACGCATCCGTTCCTCGGCGGCCCGGCAGAAGGCGTCGTCGAAGGGCGGCCCGGCGGCGATCGCCTCGGCGATCTCCAGGGCGCAGTGGGAGCCCAGGTTGGCGCCCTGCGCGGTGATGGGGTCGTTGACGATCCAGGCGTCGCCCACCGCGAGCGCGTAGGTGGTGTCGGTCAGGGGCCGCCAGGCCCGGCGCACCACCGGGGTGACCCCGCCCTGCACCAGGTCGGCGGGCCGGTTCAGGCCGAAGGCCCGCTCGTCGACGCGCTCGCGCAGATCGGGCACGTAGCGGTGGAGCGCGTCGAGCACGACGGAGTGGAAGCGCCCCGGATCGGCGTCGTCGTAGGGGGTGCGGCAGAGCGGGTCGAGGGGGCCGCCGGGGACGGCCTCCAGGCCCAGTACGTCGACGTGACCGTCCGCGCAGTGGAACGGCATGCGCAGGACCTCGCCGACACCCGGCATGACGTGGAACTCGATGCTGTGGGGGACGGCTTCGCCGATGCCCCGGTACAGCCCGCCGCACAACACCCGCTGCGGGGCGTCGAACGGGGAGCGCTCGGGGTCCCGGGGGAACAGCTCCCCGGCCGCCCGGCCACCCGCGACGACGACCAGGTCGTGGTCGGCGGCGGCGTCGTGCGCCGTGCGGGCGGTGAGCTGCGTGACGAGGTGCCGGCCGCCGCGCGCGAGGTACTCCTCCACCAGCGCGGGCAGGTAGAGCCGGAAGTCGACCATGCTGTACGCGGGGTCCGGGTCGGCGCGGAAGGTCAGCGGCTCGGGGCCGTGCACCGTGACCGTCCGGGCCTCGGCCAGCGTGTCGGGCGACGCCCAGAGGTCGAGGCCGAGCAGCTCCTCGCGGTGCCGGGTGCTGCCCGAGCGCGCGACGAAGTTGAGCGCCCGGCCGTTGCGCACGGCCTCCGGCGACTTGGCCCCGAAGAGGGTGACGTCGATGTCCAGTTGCTGGAGCCGCAGCGCGAGGTGGAGGCCGGAGATGCCGTCACCGATGATGGCGATCCTCATGGGGTGACCGCCCGTCGGTCGGTGATCCGCCGGGGTTTGCCGGTGTCGCTGCGGTCGATGGCGTCCACGATCGTGATCCGCCCGACGGTGACGCCGAGCTTCCGCAGCGTCTCCGCCGTCCGCCGGTGCACGAGCTGCGGCTCGCGCGGTGCCGCGACGAGCAGTTCGACGTGCTCGCCGCGGATCCGGTCGGTGACGGGCACACAGGTGAGGTCGGCGCAGGGGAGGGCGGCGCGCAGCCGCTCCTCGACCAGGTCGAGGTCGATCCTGCGGCCGTTGACCTTGATCAGCCGGTGCCGCCGGCCGTGGAAGTGGAAGCTGCGGTCGTCCAGCCGCTGGACGTAGTCGTCGGTGGTCCACTTCGTCATGGGGCGGCCTTCCGGGGTGAGGGCGAGCCGGGGGCTGGTCACCCCGAGCCGGGCGTCGGCGGGGTCGCCGGTGAAGCGGACGTCGTCCATCAGGGTCCATGGGGAAGGGCCGGCGGCCTGCTCGCGATAGGCGATGGCGCCGGTCTCGGTCGACCCGAAGAGCTCGATCAGCCGGACCCCGCCGGGTCCGGAGGCCGCGATGAACTCCCCGGCGGTCGAGGGCAGCGTGGCGGTGCTGTGCAGCACGGTGACGTGCTCGCGCCGGCCGAGCACCGACTGGTCGCGGAGCAGGACGGGGAAGGCCCACGGGATGGCCACGACCAGCCAGCGGTCCTCGTCGATGGCCGGTGTCGGCAGCCCGTAACGCGGCCAGTAGCACAGCGGGAGGCCGAGCACGGCGGGCAGCAGCGCGGTGGCGATGAGGCCGTAGAGGTGGGTGGGGGGAGCGAAGGACAGGATCGCCCGGGGACGGTCGGCACGGACCAGGTCGGCCAGCATCCCGGCCTCGGTCCACAGCTGCCGTCCGCTGTGGCACCAGGGGGCGGCCGGCCCCGTGCTGCCGGAGGTGCACAGCTCGATCACCTCCGGCAGCGCCTTCACCACCAGCTCCTCGGCGGCCTCCCGCCCGAGCCGGTCCCATCGGGTGACCGTCGGCCCCAGCGGGCCGGCCGGCCCGGCACCCAGGCTGCGGGTGAGGAGTTCCAGGGGTGCCAGCTCCTGATAACTCCCCATCACGGTCCCTCACCGGCCGGTCCGACGACGGCGGCCGCGTACGTACCACCCCAGCTGGCGGCGGTCACCAGGGCCCGGCGGCGGCCACCGGCGGGCCCGGCCGACAGATAGGCGTGCGCGCCGGGCAGCGGATCGGACGGTTCGGCCAGGTGCGGCAGCAGACCGCCGCCGCAGCCGTCGAGAGCGGCGATCAGGGACAGCAGGGCGCCGGCCGACTGACAGTGCCCGGTCGCCCCGGCGACGGCGGTGAGCCTGGTGCCGGCCGACTTGAGGCAGGACGTGAGCGCGGTGAGTTCGGCGTCGTCCACGACGGGAACGCCCCGGGCGGCGCCGTAGACGTCGACGGCCTCGGTGACCCGTGCGCCCGCCCTGTCCGGAGCGGATTCGTCCAGCGCCCGGCGCATGGCCCGGGACCACGACTCGGCGCACAGCGGGGCGTCCTCCGTCCGGCCGGGGCCCGAGGACACGGAGTGTCCGAGCAGGGTGCCGAGCTCGGTGGCACCCCTGGCGCGGGCGTGCTCGGAGGCCTCCAGGACCACGGCCGCCGCTCCGGCCGAGACGGACCCCGGGGCGGCGGTCCGGGAGTACGGCCGGCACGCACCGGGGCCGTGCAGGCCGTAGCGGCCGTAGGCCCCCGCGAGCGTGTCGGTGACGTCGTCGGCCGCGACCACGATGACGGCGTCGGCCTGCCCCTGGCGGATCAGGTCGGCCGCGTGGCCCAGCGCGATCAGCCCCGAGGCGTCGCCGGTGGAGACGGCCGCCAGCGGGCCGCCCAGCCCCAGCTCCAGCGTGGCGTAACCCGCCGTCACACTGGAGACGATGTTC from Streptomyces albireticuli carries:
- a CDS encoding HAMP domain-containing sensor histidine kinase — protein: MLRTKITAVVAAAAALAISLAAFMSYRGVSDLVAGELERGLDDRTNTVVTLLAADLTPPARPDMIEQVVSAQGAVRPLAPGRDALPVLPDALRVARTGKGESRADVVVSGTEYGTLTRPLPGGGAVMVGQSYEGAARVDDRSLRRISWTTAAAVALAALLGWLALGRILRPVRRLAGATRRITTTQDLTTPLPPAGSGEIGQLTHSFAHMLAALRRSRAQQQQLVQDASHELRTPLTSVRGSAELLQRARGRLAPEDEEQILTTLVTETAALDDLVRELVELATDRCTEEEPEAVDLAAAAEDSAQRFRLRTGRAVLVIEDDAHPPVPVRARPRALQRCIDNLLGNAVKFSPEGTPVAVHIAGGRLAVRDRGPGIAPGERHAVFDRFYRGPRARAVPGSGLGLAIVHDIIAADAGTVFATTADGGGAEVGFDLPPHAPDGSPARRRYRRAP
- a CDS encoding 4-hydroxyphenylacetate 3-hydroxylase family protein; translated protein: MPDQHVSSATAPRPDTGRRTPDRPMTGEEYLESLRDGREVWIYGERVDDVTAHPAFRNSCRSLAWLYDALHDPSSQGVLTSDTDSGGAFTHPFFRAPRDSADLRAARDAIAAWQRMTYGWMGRTPDYKASFLATLGADPDYYDPFAANARDWYERAQNKVLFLSHALVNPPVSRHASPGQGTGICVRAVDETDAGIVVSGAKGVATGAALTQYAFVGHTGPAPEDPAQAVSFIAPMNTPGIKIICRPSYENQAHRAGSPFDYPLSSRFDENDALLVFDRALIPWSHVLIHRDLDRAGGFAHRSGFLPRFLFHSAVRMSVKLDFLCGLLLKAVHSNGSDVHLGVQSGVGEALAWRHTVHALVTAMTEQTEPWAEKYVHPHLHPCFAYRVLAPTAYRTVKELINRLVASPLISLASHADDFRSPELRPYLDTYMRGANGIGSEERVKLMKLVWDSVGSEFASRHELYENLHAANPEVTRFETYQFAARTGLRDELCDFVDKCMSDYDTEGWTVPHMRTPDPLPDLGGR
- a CDS encoding SDR family NAD(P)-dependent oxidoreductase → MGRLDRKTVLISGSSTGIGRAAALEFAREGARVVGCGRNPETADETVRLVKEAGGDMVSLSPVDLSARDGARAWIDFALAEYGRFDVLCNNASSLRNAPFDRLGPEDWHHTIRNELDLVYLCTQLAWPHLVGQGGGVVLNVASISGSRGALFVQQAAHGAAKGGVLALTRHLCGAGAAHGIRVNSISPGLIRTRATAPHIDDPGSGVPALLKKIPAGRVGEPEEVARLAAFLASDDAAYINGADFVIDGGISAMAG
- a CDS encoding styrene monooxygenase/indole monooxygenase family protein: MRIAIIGDGISGLHLALRLQQLDIDVTLFGAKSPEAVRNGRALNFVARSGSTRHREELLGLDLWASPDTLAEARTVTVHGPEPLTFRADPDPAYSMVDFRLYLPALVEEYLARGGRHLVTQLTARTAHDAAADHDLVVVAGGRAAGELFPRDPERSPFDAPQRVLCGGLYRGIGEAVPHSIEFHVMPGVGEVLRMPFHCADGHVDVLGLEAVPGGPLDPLCRTPYDDADPGRFHSVVLDALHRYVPDLRERVDERAFGLNRPADLVQGGVTPVVRRAWRPLTDTTYALAVGDAWIVNDPITAQGANLGSHCALEIAEAIAAGPPFDDAFCRAAEERMRPFAESVVEWTAAFLRPPTPSSWSSSGRRTPIPRWPRPSPPTSTTRRPCGTASPRPSGRPPSSPRCVPRRRAAPPPSPPPPPRRPAPQGHHSGPT
- a CDS encoding AMP-binding protein; the protein is MGSYQELAPLELLTRSLGAGPAGPLGPTVTRWDRLGREAAEELVVKALPEVIELCTSGSTGPAAPWCHSGRQLWTEAGMLADLVRADRPRAILSFAPPTHLYGLIATALLPAVLGLPLCYWPRYGLPTPAIDEDRWLVVAIPWAFPVLLRDQSVLGRREHVTVLHSTATLPSTAGEFIAASGPGGVRLIELFGSTETGAIAYREQAAGPSPWTLMDDVRFTGDPADARLGVTSPRLALTPEGRPMTKWTTDDYVQRLDDRSFHFHGRRHRLIKVNGRRIDLDLVEERLRAALPCADLTCVPVTDRIRGEHVELLVAAPREPQLVHRRTAETLRKLGVTVGRITIVDAIDRSDTGKPRRITDRRAVTP